A stretch of Crossiella cryophila DNA encodes these proteins:
- a CDS encoding FecCD family ABC transporter permease has translation MTALAPPPAAPGTARVPGPRQRRLAGLVGALVVLLVLLVASVLIGSTAIAPSVVWDALFQPSADIDQFAIRDYRLPRAVVGLVVGMALGLTGALIQALTRNPLADPGLLGLDAGASFAVTVAVGVLGVRDISGYMWFAVAGALIVTLMVLALGSTRQGSSPVLMVLAGVCVGAVLRGAGDALQLINPEAFDAMRSWNAGSIAGRPLELVWQILPFFAVALILAFAVSGPLNAMALGDELAATQGVRLTRTRVLAIIALTLLAGGATAIAGPIAFVGLMVPHVARWIVGPHQRWIFAYSVLLAPILLLAADILGRIVMRPNEIPVGIVTAFVGAPVLIALVLRKKASGL, from the coding sequence ATGACCGCCCTCGCTCCGCCACCCGCTGCCCCGGGCACCGCGCGGGTGCCGGGACCGCGGCAGCGCCGCCTGGCCGGCCTGGTCGGCGCGCTCGTGGTGCTGCTGGTCCTGCTGGTGGCGAGCGTGCTGATCGGGTCGACGGCGATCGCGCCATCGGTGGTGTGGGATGCCCTGTTCCAGCCATCCGCTGACATCGATCAGTTCGCGATCCGCGACTACCGGCTGCCGCGTGCCGTCGTCGGTCTGGTCGTGGGAATGGCGCTCGGGCTCACCGGGGCGTTGATCCAGGCGCTCACCCGCAACCCGCTGGCCGATCCGGGCCTGCTCGGCCTCGACGCGGGTGCGTCCTTCGCGGTGACGGTCGCGGTTGGCGTGCTCGGCGTCCGCGACATCAGCGGCTATATGTGGTTCGCCGTCGCGGGGGCGTTGATCGTCACGCTGATGGTGCTCGCCCTCGGGTCGACCCGGCAGGGCTCCTCGCCGGTGCTGATGGTGCTCGCCGGGGTCTGCGTCGGCGCGGTGCTCAGGGGTGCGGGGGACGCGCTGCAACTGATCAACCCGGAGGCCTTCGACGCGATGCGGTCCTGGAACGCCGGTTCGATCGCGGGCAGGCCACTCGAGCTGGTGTGGCAGATCCTGCCGTTCTTCGCGGTGGCACTCATCCTGGCCTTCGCGGTGTCAGGTCCACTCAACGCCATGGCCCTTGGCGACGAGCTGGCGGCCACCCAAGGCGTCCGGCTGACCCGCACCCGCGTCCTGGCGATCATCGCGCTCACCCTGCTCGCCGGCGGAGCGACCGCGATCGCCGGACCCATCGCCTTCGTCGGTCTCATGGTGCCGCACGTGGCTCGCTGGATCGTCGGCCCGCACCAGCGCTGGATCTTCGCCTACAGCGTCCTGCTGGCCCCGATCCTGCTGCTGGCCGCCGACATCCTCGGCCGGATCGTGATGCGCCCCAACGAGATCCCCGTCGGCATCGTCACCGCGTTCGTCGGCGCCCCCGTGCTCATCGCGCTGGTGCTGCGGAAGAAGGCGAGCGGACTGTGA
- a CDS encoding FecCD family ABC transporter permease: MDFGQRVLVLRRRRIAVRLEWRSVLACAVLALAVAGMAVLALMTGSYQLSAGQVVSALTGGQTGLVHDIVVQWRLPRVAAALVFGASLGVSGAVFQSLLRNPLAEPGIIGFSQGSYTGALIVILVVNGTYWQLVGGALLGGMATAVAVYLLAYRRGVQGFRLIVVGIGISAMLGSLNTWLILKADLKVAMAAAAWGAGSLNGVSWHKVLIGGACIAVLLLLAAVLSRPMRQLELGDEAAAAQGVRVAPARLGLIAVGVALTATVTAASGPITFISLLAPQIARRIARTAGITLAPAAFVGALLCLAADYLAQHAAPTPLPVGIITVVLGGGYLGWLLFTEARRRL; the protein is encoded by the coding sequence GTGGACTTCGGGCAGCGGGTGCTGGTGCTGCGGCGCCGGCGGATCGCGGTACGGCTGGAGTGGCGTTCGGTCCTCGCCTGCGCGGTGCTCGCGCTGGCGGTCGCCGGCATGGCGGTACTCGCGCTGATGACCGGCTCGTACCAGCTCAGCGCCGGGCAGGTGGTCTCGGCGCTCACCGGCGGCCAGACCGGGCTCGTCCACGACATCGTGGTCCAGTGGCGGCTGCCCAGGGTGGCGGCGGCGCTGGTGTTCGGCGCCTCGCTCGGGGTCTCCGGTGCGGTCTTCCAGTCGCTGCTGCGCAACCCGCTGGCCGAGCCCGGCATCATCGGGTTCTCCCAGGGCTCCTACACCGGTGCGCTGATCGTGATCCTGGTCGTCAACGGCACCTACTGGCAGTTGGTCGGCGGGGCATTGCTGGGCGGGATGGCCACCGCCGTCGCCGTGTACCTGCTCGCCTACCGGCGTGGGGTGCAGGGGTTCCGGCTGATCGTCGTCGGCATCGGCATCTCGGCCATGCTGGGATCGTTGAACACCTGGCTGATACTCAAAGCCGACCTGAAAGTCGCGATGGCCGCCGCCGCCTGGGGCGCGGGCTCCCTCAACGGCGTGTCCTGGCACAAGGTCCTCATCGGCGGCGCCTGCATCGCCGTACTGCTGCTGCTGGCCGCGGTGCTGAGCCGGCCGATGCGGCAGCTGGAACTGGGTGATGAAGCGGCCGCCGCCCAAGGGGTGCGGGTCGCGCCTGCCCGCCTCGGCCTGATCGCGGTGGGGGTCGCGCTGACGGCGACGGTCACCGCCGCGTCGGGGCCGATCACGTTCATCTCCCTGCTGGCACCGCAGATCGCCCGCCGGATCGCCCGCACCGCGGGGATCACCCTCGCACCAGCCGCTTTCGTCGGCGCCCTGCTGTGCCTGGCGGCGGACTACCTCGCCCAGCACGCCGCGCCCACCCCGCTGCCGGTCGGGATCATCACCGTCGTGCTCGGCGGTGGCTACCTCGGCTGGCTGCTGTTCACCGAAGCCAGGAGACGCCTGTGA
- a CDS encoding ABC transporter ATP-binding protein produces MITSPGGPRLRVESATIGYDKRVICADLSVAIPDRSFTVIVGPNACGKSTLLRGLSRLLKPSAGQVVLDGAAINSFKSKEVARRVGLLPQTSIAPDGITVAELVARGRYPYQGFGRQWTETDEQAVLRAMNQTAVADLSGRLVDELSGGQRQRVWVAMALAQHTDILLLDEPTTFLDIAHQIELMELFTDLHHAGHTLVAVLHDLNHAARYGTHLIAMKDGQVVAEGTPAQIVTAELVEEVFGLPCLVVPDPVAGTPQVVPLGRERTRQQPADNTREESRK; encoded by the coding sequence GTGATCACTTCCCCTGGTGGCCCACGCCTGCGGGTGGAGTCGGCGACGATCGGCTACGACAAACGCGTCATCTGCGCGGACCTGTCGGTGGCCATCCCGGACCGCTCGTTCACCGTCATCGTGGGCCCGAACGCCTGCGGCAAGTCCACCCTGCTGCGCGGGCTGTCGCGGCTGCTCAAACCCAGCGCCGGGCAGGTGGTGCTGGACGGGGCGGCCATCAACTCCTTCAAGAGCAAGGAGGTGGCGCGGCGGGTCGGGCTGCTGCCGCAGACCTCGATCGCGCCGGACGGGATCACCGTGGCCGAGCTGGTGGCCAGGGGCCGGTACCCGTATCAGGGCTTCGGCAGGCAGTGGACCGAGACCGACGAGCAGGCCGTGCTCAGGGCGATGAACCAGACCGCGGTCGCCGACCTGTCCGGCCGCCTGGTGGACGAGCTGTCCGGCGGGCAGCGGCAGCGCGTGTGGGTGGCCATGGCGCTTGCCCAGCACACCGACATCCTGCTGCTCGACGAGCCGACCACCTTCCTCGACATCGCCCACCAGATCGAGCTGATGGAGCTGTTCACCGATCTGCACCACGCAGGCCACACCCTGGTCGCCGTCCTGCACGACCTCAACCACGCCGCCCGCTACGGCACCCACCTGATCGCCATGAAGGACGGCCAGGTCGTCGCCGAAGGCACCCCCGCCCAGATCGTCACCGCCGAACTGGTCGAGGAGGTGTTCGGTCTGCCCTGCCTGGTCGTGCCCGATCCGGTGGCAGGCACCCCGCAGGTCGTGCCGCTCGGCCGGGAACGAACCCGGCAGCAGCCCGCTGACAACACACGTGAAGAGAGCAGGAAATGA